A region from the Chlamydiales bacterium genome encodes:
- a CDS encoding protease modulator HflC has product MDPKNHHESLPRSKKRLALNIVLIILVMFAIYSAIFTIDETQWGVVTRFGRPLEKVRTSGFHLKFPWPIDEVVRVDKRLLVLDLSPQSLLTYDENNVMVNPFMIWQVTDAVQFVSSMQNRATAESRLSDIAIAALANTVGGYPFKAFINLESSDIEIHKILAKTEAQVSQLARSFGIEVNEVGIKSFLLPIQNRISVIQRMNAERARIAAVYRSQGIEEALTIEAQAVAEHERILGQAHAKATAIRGEGEAEALKILGDAYAQDPQFFRFIRSLESYEAIIGSQSTVFLESNSPLLKYFNGTEAQQLQKN; this is encoded by the coding sequence AAAAAATCATCATGAATCTTTGCCCAGATCTAAAAAGCGGCTGGCGCTGAATATCGTTCTGATCATTTTGGTCATGTTTGCAATCTACTCAGCTATCTTTACCATCGACGAAACACAATGGGGGGTCGTCACCCGTTTCGGAAGGCCTCTAGAGAAGGTGCGTACGTCGGGGTTTCATCTGAAGTTCCCCTGGCCGATCGACGAGGTCGTCCGCGTCGATAAGCGCCTCCTCGTACTCGACCTCTCTCCTCAGTCGCTCCTCACCTACGACGAGAACAACGTGATGGTTAACCCCTTCATGATCTGGCAGGTCACTGATGCCGTTCAATTTGTCTCCTCTATGCAGAACCGCGCGACAGCAGAGAGTCGCCTAAGTGATATTGCGATCGCAGCCCTTGCAAACACCGTTGGCGGCTATCCGTTCAAAGCCTTTATCAATTTAGAATCGAGCGATATCGAAATTCACAAGATTCTAGCGAAAACAGAAGCCCAAGTTAGCCAGCTCGCTCGTTCATTTGGTATAGAAGTTAATGAAGTGGGAATAAAATCCTTCCTCCTTCCAATCCAGAACCGCATCAGTGTTATTCAGCGTATGAATGCTGAAAGAGCGCGGATCGCCGCAGTCTACCGCTCTCAGGGTATTGAAGAGGCTCTAACCATCGAAGCTCAGGCAGTTGCCGAACACGAGAGGATCTTGGGACAAGCTCATGCGAAGGCAACAGCTATCCGCGGGGAAGGTGAAGCAGAAGCCCTCAAAATTTTAGGTGACGCCTATGCGCAGGACCCTCAATTCTTCCGATTCATCCGCAGCTTAGAATCTTATGAGGCGATTATAGGTTCGCAGAGCACCGTCTTCCTGGAATCGAACTCCCCTCTGCTAAAATATTTCAATGGGACCGAAGCGCAACAACTACAAAAAAACTAG